From Streptomyces sp. NBC_00775, one genomic window encodes:
- a CDS encoding bifunctional FO biosynthesis protein CofGH has product MTTSATPGTGPGTGPTANSMRRALKRARDGVALDVAEAAVLLQARGADLDDLTASAARVRDAGLAAAGRPGVITYSKSVFIPLTRLCRDKCHYCTFVTVPGKLRRAGHGMFMSPDEVLDIARRGAELGCKEALITLGDKPEDRWPEAREWLDAHGYDDTIAYVRAISIRILEETGLLPHLNPGVMSWTDFQRLKPVAPSMGMMLETTATRLWSEPGGPHYGSPDKEPAVRLRVLEDAGRSSVPFTSGLLIGIGETYEERADSLFALRRVSRSYHGIQELIIQNFRAKPDTAMRGMPDAELDELVATVAVARHIMGPAACLQAPPNLVDSEYGRLIGAGIDDWGGVSPLTIDHVNPERPWPRIEELASHSATAGFELRERLCVYPEFVQRGEPWLDPRLLPHVRALADPETGLAREDAVVEGHPWQEPEEAFTSSGRTDLHHTIDTEGRTSDRRDDFDAVYGDWEALREAAAPGMVPSRIDTDVRAALATAADDPTRLTDDEALALLHADGPALDALCRVADDVRKSAVGDDVTYIVTRNINFTNVCYTGCRFCAFAQRRTDADAYTLSLEQVADRAAQAWDVGAVEVCMQGGIHPDLPGTAYFDIAKAVKERVPGMHVHAFSPMEVVNGATRTGMSIREWLSAAKEAGLDSIPGTAAEILDDEVRWILTKGKLPAATWIEVVTTAHELGIRSSSTMMYGHVDQPRHWLGHFRTLSRIQQQTGGFTEFVTLPFIHTNAPVYLAGIARPGPTTRDNRAVVAMARLLLHPHIPNIQTSWVKLGTEGAAEMLRSGANDLGGTLMEETISRMAGSSYGSYKSVKDLIAVAEAAGRPAKPRTTLYGEVPEERQRAAAASDGHLPELLPVLGD; this is encoded by the coding sequence ATGACGACTTCCGCGACTCCCGGAACCGGTCCCGGAACCGGGCCGACGGCGAACTCCATGCGGCGCGCGCTCAAGCGTGCGCGGGACGGCGTCGCGCTCGATGTCGCCGAGGCGGCGGTGCTGTTGCAGGCGCGCGGCGCTGACCTCGACGACCTGACCGCGTCCGCCGCGCGGGTGCGGGACGCGGGCCTGGCGGCGGCGGGCCGCCCAGGCGTGATCACGTACTCGAAGAGCGTCTTCATCCCGTTGACCCGGCTGTGCCGGGACAAATGCCACTACTGCACCTTCGTGACCGTGCCCGGCAAGCTGCGCCGCGCCGGACACGGGATGTTCATGTCCCCCGACGAGGTCCTCGACATCGCCCGCCGCGGCGCCGAACTCGGCTGCAAGGAAGCCCTCATCACCCTCGGCGACAAGCCGGAGGACCGCTGGCCGGAGGCCCGCGAGTGGCTGGACGCGCACGGGTACGACGACACGATCGCGTACGTACGGGCCATCTCCATCCGCATCCTGGAGGAGACGGGTCTGCTGCCGCACCTCAACCCGGGTGTCATGTCGTGGACCGACTTCCAGCGGCTGAAGCCGGTGGCTCCGAGCATGGGCATGATGCTGGAGACGACCGCGACCCGGCTGTGGAGTGAGCCGGGCGGACCGCACTACGGGTCCCCCGACAAGGAACCGGCGGTCCGGCTGCGCGTGCTGGAGGACGCGGGCCGCTCCTCCGTCCCCTTCACCAGCGGTCTGCTGATCGGCATCGGGGAGACGTACGAGGAGCGCGCCGACTCACTCTTCGCGCTGCGCCGCGTGTCGCGGTCGTACCACGGCATCCAGGAACTGATCATCCAGAACTTCCGCGCCAAGCCGGACACCGCGATGCGCGGGATGCCGGACGCGGAACTGGACGAGCTGGTGGCCACGGTCGCGGTGGCCCGGCACATCATGGGCCCGGCGGCCTGCCTCCAGGCGCCGCCGAACCTGGTCGACAGCGAGTACGGGCGGCTCATCGGCGCGGGGATCGACGACTGGGGCGGGGTTTCGCCGCTGACCATCGACCATGTGAACCCCGAGCGCCCGTGGCCGCGGATCGAGGAGCTGGCGTCCCATTCGGCCACCGCCGGCTTCGAGCTGCGGGAACGTCTCTGTGTGTACCCCGAGTTCGTCCAGCGCGGTGAGCCCTGGCTGGACCCGCGGCTGCTGCCGCACGTACGGGCGCTGGCGGACCCGGAGACGGGCCTCGCCCGCGAGGACGCGGTGGTCGAGGGACATCCGTGGCAGGAGCCGGAAGAAGCCTTCACCTCCTCCGGCCGCACCGACCTGCACCACACGATCGACACCGAGGGACGTACGTCCGACCGCCGCGACGACTTCGACGCGGTGTACGGCGACTGGGAGGCGCTGCGCGAGGCCGCCGCGCCCGGGATGGTGCCGTCCCGCATCGACACGGACGTACGGGCGGCGCTGGCGACGGCGGCGGACGACCCGACCCGCCTCACCGACGACGAGGCCCTCGCGCTCCTGCACGCGGACGGCCCGGCGCTGGACGCCCTGTGCCGCGTGGCGGACGACGTCCGCAAGTCGGCGGTCGGCGACGACGTCACCTACATCGTCACCAGGAACATCAACTTCACCAACGTCTGCTACACCGGCTGCCGCTTCTGCGCCTTCGCCCAGCGCCGCACGGACGCCGACGCGTACACGCTCTCCCTGGAGCAGGTGGCGGACCGCGCCGCCCAGGCCTGGGACGTGGGCGCGGTGGAGGTCTGTATGCAGGGCGGTATCCACCCCGACCTGCCCGGGACGGCGTACTTCGACATCGCGAAGGCGGTGAAGGAGAGGGTCCCCGGCATGCATGTGCACGCGTTCTCGCCCATGGAGGTGGTGAACGGCGCGACCCGCACGGGCATGTCGATCCGCGAGTGGCTCTCGGCGGCCAAGGAGGCCGGCCTGGACTCGATCCCGGGCACGGCGGCGGAGATCCTGGACGACGAGGTCCGCTGGATCCTGACGAAGGGCAAGCTGCCGGCGGCGACCTGGATCGAGGTGGTGACGACGGCCCACGAACTGGGCATCCGCTCCTCCTCGACGATGATGTACGGCCATGTCGACCAGCCCCGCCACTGGCTCGGCCACTTCCGCACGCTCTCCCGCATCCAGCAGCAGACCGGCGGCTTCACGGAGTTCGTGACCCTCCCCTTCATCCACACCAACGCCCCGGTGTACCTGGCGGGCATCGCCCGCCCGGGCCCGACGACCCGCGACAACCGCGCGGTGGTGGCCATGGCCCGCCTCCTCCTCCACCCCCACATCCCCAACATCCAGACCAGCTGGGTGAAGCTGGGTACCGAGGGCGCGGCGGAGATGCTCCGCTCGGGCGCGAACGACCTGGGCGGGACGCTGATGGAGGAGACCATCTCGCGGATGGCGGGCTCGTCCTACGGCTCGTACAAGTCGGTCAAGGACCTGATCGCGGTGGCGGAGGCGGCGGGGCGGCCGGCGAAGCCGCGGACGACGTTGTACGGGGAGGTGCCGGAGGAGCGGCAGCGGGCGGCTGCGGCGTCCGACGGGCATCTGCCGGAACTGCTGCCGGTGTTGGGGGACTGA
- a CDS encoding tetratricopeptide repeat protein, with amino-acid sequence MVRARPSMQELIRQRRRAGFVGRGAERAAFRANFEIPPEDERHRFLFHVHGNAGVGKTFLVRELEQLAREKGALTAYVDESVGSVPEAMGAVSRQFAAQGHRFKELDRLLAAHRERRHEAEAVVSLEPEMDGPSAGSVAVARAGLVGLGMVPGVGAFAGALDAAQLAQGADRLRAGLSARFRNQEDVQLVLSPERVLTPVLLSELSDAASGAPWIVLFFDTYERTGPFLDGWLHEVMTSDRHGALPATVVVVTAGQHPFDTGRWGGFADFVADVPLGPFTEAETRGLLADKGVVAELVVEEVLRLTGGLPVLVSTLAEQRPVDPDDVGDPSATAVERFLKWEQDPVRRAVALACALPRSLDMDVFRAATECADEEADALFTWLRGLPFVDDRGDRVRYHDLVREPMLRLQRRRSPRGWTERQGRLTDVFGRWREEAEAGREPLEFWAEEEWRELRLAESYHSLCALPRAAPAAVLADVVTACSYGDDVVRRWVRLVVEAGEDTDAESVRTCGRDLAEALADGGVAGLLRLLLSRARGDEPWRAEAWAHRGDALARVGEFEQALENYDNALAFEPDLVRAHRAKAVTRGGMGDYEAALQGLDRVVALEPDNAYNYILRGEHHRLARHHDEAMRNLDEGIRLDPTSDFAWASRGATRWLLGDLDAALADLNRALDLKPDYAWALARRARVWRALGDPERQLADLDHALPMQPDWAWGHCERGDALRVAGRDEEALADYDRALALDPDYASAYASRGASRANLGRHEEALSDLNRALELKPSYVWALEQRATVYRRLGAHDRADADRTSVGRLSGDRVPRIPDPVEEREL; translated from the coding sequence ATGGTGCGGGCGCGGCCGTCGATGCAGGAGCTGATCCGGCAGCGTAGGCGCGCCGGTTTCGTGGGCCGGGGTGCTGAACGGGCCGCGTTCCGGGCGAACTTCGAGATACCGCCCGAAGATGAGCGGCACCGGTTCCTGTTTCACGTGCACGGCAACGCGGGGGTCGGAAAGACCTTCCTGGTACGGGAGTTGGAGCAGCTAGCCCGGGAAAAGGGTGCGCTCACGGCGTACGTCGACGAAAGTGTCGGCAGTGTGCCCGAGGCGATGGGGGCGGTGAGCCGCCAATTCGCTGCTCAGGGACACCGGTTCAAGGAACTGGACCGGCTGCTGGCCGCGCATCGGGAGCGGCGGCACGAGGCGGAGGCCGTGGTCTCGCTCGAACCGGAGATGGACGGGCCGTCGGCGGGCAGTGTGGCGGTGGCGCGGGCCGGGCTGGTCGGGCTGGGCATGGTGCCGGGGGTGGGTGCCTTCGCCGGTGCTCTTGACGCGGCTCAACTCGCCCAGGGCGCCGACCGGTTGCGGGCAGGCCTCAGTGCGCGCTTCCGCAACCAGGAGGACGTGCAGCTGGTCCTGTCACCGGAGCGCGTGCTCACGCCCGTGCTGTTGAGCGAGCTGTCCGACGCCGCGTCCGGGGCACCGTGGATCGTGCTGTTCTTCGACACGTACGAGCGGACGGGACCGTTCCTCGACGGATGGCTGCACGAGGTGATGACGAGCGACCGGCACGGCGCCCTGCCCGCCACCGTCGTCGTTGTGACCGCCGGCCAGCACCCCTTCGACACCGGCCGCTGGGGCGGCTTCGCGGACTTCGTGGCCGATGTGCCGCTCGGTCCGTTCACGGAGGCGGAGACGCGGGGGCTGCTCGCCGACAAGGGGGTCGTGGCCGAGCTCGTGGTCGAGGAGGTGCTGCGGCTCACGGGCGGGCTGCCGGTGCTGGTCTCGACGCTGGCCGAGCAGCGTCCCGTCGATCCGGACGACGTGGGCGACCCCAGTGCCACGGCGGTGGAACGCTTCCTGAAGTGGGAGCAGGACCCGGTGCGCCGGGCGGTGGCGCTCGCGTGCGCGTTGCCCCGGAGCCTGGACATGGATGTGTTCCGGGCCGCCACCGAGTGCGCGGACGAGGAGGCCGACGCGCTGTTCACGTGGCTGCGCGGGCTGCCGTTCGTGGACGACCGAGGCGACCGGGTCCGCTATCACGACCTGGTGCGCGAGCCGATGCTCCGCTTGCAGCGGCGGCGCTCCCCGCGCGGCTGGACCGAGCGGCAGGGACGGCTCACGGACGTCTTCGGCCGGTGGCGGGAAGAGGCCGAAGCGGGGCGTGAACCCCTGGAGTTCTGGGCGGAGGAGGAGTGGCGGGAGCTGCGGCTCGCCGAGTCGTACCACTCCTTGTGCGCGCTGCCCCGGGCCGCGCCGGCCGCGGTTCTGGCCGATGTCGTCACTGCCTGCTCCTACGGGGACGACGTGGTGCGGCGGTGGGTGCGGCTGGTCGTCGAGGCGGGCGAGGACACGGACGCGGAGTCCGTACGGACGTGTGGGCGCGACCTGGCGGAGGCGCTCGCGGACGGCGGTGTGGCAGGTCTGCTCCGGCTGCTGCTGAGCCGCGCGCGCGGTGACGAGCCGTGGCGGGCGGAGGCGTGGGCGCACCGGGGTGATGCCCTTGCCCGGGTCGGTGAGTTCGAGCAGGCATTGGAGAACTACGACAATGCCCTCGCGTTCGAACCGGACCTCGTGCGGGCCCACCGGGCGAAGGCCGTGACCCGGGGCGGGATGGGCGACTACGAGGCCGCACTCCAGGGCCTCGACCGAGTCGTCGCCCTGGAGCCGGACAACGCCTACAACTACATCCTGCGCGGCGAACACCACCGCCTCGCGCGCCACCACGACGAGGCGATGCGGAACCTGGACGAGGGCATTCGCCTCGACCCGACCAGTGACTTCGCCTGGGCCTCCCGCGGCGCCACCCGCTGGTTGCTGGGCGACCTCGACGCGGCCCTGGCGGACCTGAACCGCGCGCTGGACCTCAAGCCCGACTACGCCTGGGCACTCGCCCGCCGGGCCCGGGTATGGCGCGCGCTCGGTGACCCCGAACGCCAGCTGGCCGACCTCGACCACGCCCTCCCGATGCAACCCGACTGGGCCTGGGGTCACTGCGAACGCGGCGACGCCCTCCGCGTGGCCGGCCGCGACGAGGAGGCCCTCGCCGACTACGACCGCGCCCTCGCCCTCGACCCCGACTACGCGTCGGCGTACGCCAGCCGCGGTGCCTCTCGGGCCAACCTCGGCCGCCACGAGGAGGCCCTCTCCGACCTCAACCGCGCTCTGGAGCTCAAGCCCTCATACGTCTGGGCCCTGGAGCAGCGGGCGACCGTGTACCGCCGACTCGGCGCGCACGACCGGGCGGACGCCGACCGCACCAGCGTCGGCCGCTTGTCCGGCGACCGGGTCCCGCGTATCCCGGACCCGGTCGAGGAGCGCGAACTGTAA
- a CDS encoding helix-turn-helix domain-containing protein, giving the protein MTAQQPSAPPRARSGPSGPGIVHVTERHHEQFTVVGNHLAQHSELSLTAIGLATHIQSLPKGTPVGIKALAVRFPEGEIRIAAALRELEAHGYLARIKERLPSGRVVTRTISYNRPRLATPSTAAPAADTSAVPGPLVAPVALPVALDPKPAPPSHRPAVDLLSGLRAHDSRLLLTERDVHRLAPAVAAWLERGVPASVVERTLMTGLPQEPIRHPARFLAHRLVALLPPPLPAAPHPRSTAPHGSLRPDPFQTCDGCDRAFRAPGPGRCRDCRACGAAA; this is encoded by the coding sequence ATGACTGCACAGCAGCCTAGCGCGCCCCCGCGCGCTCGGTCCGGCCCTTCCGGACCCGGAATCGTCCACGTCACCGAACGCCACCACGAGCAGTTCACCGTGGTCGGAAACCATCTCGCCCAGCACTCCGAGCTGTCCTTGACGGCGATCGGCCTGGCCACCCACATTCAGTCGCTGCCCAAGGGCACCCCCGTCGGGATCAAGGCCCTGGCCGTGCGGTTTCCCGAGGGGGAGATCCGGATCGCCGCCGCGCTGAGGGAGTTGGAGGCGCACGGGTATCTGGCCCGCATCAAGGAGCGGCTGCCGTCCGGACGGGTGGTGACCCGGACGATCTCGTACAACAGGCCACGGCTCGCGACCCCTTCGACTGCGGCTCCCGCGGCCGATACTTCCGCAGTTCCCGGTCCTCTCGTCGCTCCCGTAGCGCTGCCAGTTGCCCTGGATCCGAAACCCGCGCCGCCGAGCCATCGCCCGGCGGTCGATCTCCTCTCCGGCCTGCGCGCCCACGACTCACGCCTGCTGCTCACCGAACGGGATGTACACCGTCTGGCCCCGGCCGTCGCCGCCTGGCTGGAGCGAGGCGTGCCCGCCTCCGTCGTAGAGCGAACGCTGATGACCGGCCTGCCCCAGGAGCCGATCCGGCATCCGGCGCGCTTCCTCGCCCACCGCCTCGTCGCTCTGCTTCCGCCGCCTCTGCCCGCCGCACCACATCCACGGAGCACGGCCCCTCACGGCTCGCTTCGTCCGGACCCGTTCCAGACCTGCGACGGGTGCGACCGGGCCTTCCGCGCTCCGGGTCCTGGCCGCTGCCGCGACTGCCGGGCGTGCGGGGCAGCGGCGTAG
- a CDS encoding DUF6247 family protein — protein sequence MSAQTDGPYGPLIPMPELTPDALRAAVARIAPSRIPALTQHLFEATTNAQQTQSLAPLRAFVHSWAVFVAIERHPERAARLRELERIVDAGEQDPAEAIAEIRAIRETAEAEAGL from the coding sequence GTGAGTGCCCAGACCGACGGCCCGTACGGACCGCTGATCCCCATGCCCGAACTCACGCCGGACGCGCTGCGGGCAGCGGTCGCGCGGATCGCGCCAAGCCGGATCCCGGCTCTCACACAGCACCTCTTCGAAGCCACGACGAACGCGCAGCAGACGCAGAGCCTCGCGCCGCTGCGGGCCTTCGTGCACTCCTGGGCCGTGTTCGTGGCGATCGAACGCCACCCGGAACGCGCCGCCCGACTGCGTGAACTGGAGCGCATCGTGGATGCGGGAGAGCAGGACCCGGCAGAGGCCATCGCAGAGATCCGCGCGATCCGCGAGACGGCCGAGGCGGAGGCGGGACTGTGA
- a CDS encoding ADP-ribosylglycohydrolase family protein, whose amino-acid sequence MGATAGAVWGRAEQQDFRSRVRGTLLGTAVGDALGAPLDGLSLEEIREAYGAEGLTDLAFGYGRRGAVTHLTQLTLFSVDGLIRAQVRRDTGAWHPPTDVHRAYRRWAATQSDWGPDERRKDDGWLAREEWLYARRDPARSCLLGLGDETMGTPDAPKNPGEPGPEAAARSAPFGLLVGWEPQLVVQLAVECAAQTHGHPTAYLSAGAYAVIVHALARGESLDGGVQRALAVLAARPGHEPVTDALQHALGAVRQGMPSPGRVEELAGDGTAEGVLAVAVYCALVGEDIRHGLCLAVNQGGASGVAGALTGGLLGALHGETALPPAWLAELEGRPTILVLADDFAMEMTQGPALHGPGGSSPGWLARYPRG is encoded by the coding sequence GTGGGTGCGACAGCCGGTGCCGTCTGGGGCCGTGCCGAACAGCAGGACTTCCGCAGCCGGGTGCGCGGGACGCTCCTGGGGACCGCCGTCGGCGACGCCCTGGGCGCGCCGCTCGACGGGCTCAGTCTGGAGGAGATCCGGGAGGCGTACGGCGCGGAGGGCCTCACCGACCTGGCCTTCGGATACGGCAGACGCGGCGCCGTCACGCACCTCACCCAGCTCACGCTGTTCAGCGTCGACGGGCTGATCCGTGCCCAGGTGCGCCGCGACACCGGCGCCTGGCATCCGCCGACCGACGTCCACCGGGCCTACCGCCGCTGGGCGGCCACCCAGAGCGACTGGGGGCCCGACGAGCGCCGTAAGGACGACGGCTGGCTGGCCCGCGAGGAATGGCTGTACGCCCGCCGCGACCCGGCCCGGTCCTGTCTGCTCGGCCTCGGTGACGAGACCATGGGCACGCCGGACGCGCCCAAGAACCCCGGCGAGCCCGGGCCCGAGGCCGCCGCCCGCTCCGCGCCCTTCGGGCTCCTCGTCGGCTGGGAGCCGCAGCTCGTGGTGCAGCTCGCCGTGGAGTGCGCGGCGCAGACCCACGGCCATCCCACCGCGTACCTGTCGGCGGGCGCGTACGCCGTGATCGTGCACGCGCTGGCCCGGGGCGAGAGCCTCGACGGGGGCGTGCAGCGGGCGCTGGCGGTGCTTGCCGCGCGGCCGGGGCACGAGCCCGTCACCGACGCGCTCCAGCACGCGCTGGGCGCCGTGCGGCAGGGGATGCCGTCGCCGGGGCGGGTGGAGGAGCTCGCCGGGGACGGTACGGCGGAGGGGGTGCTGGCGGTCGCGGTGTACTGCGCGCTGGTCGGGGAGGACATCCGGCACGGGTTGTGCCTCGCGGTGAACCAGGGTGGGGCCTCCGGTGTGGCGGGGGCGCTCACCGGGGGGCTGCTGGGCGCCCTGCACGGCGAGACTGCGCTCCCGCCGGCCTGGCTGGCCGAGCTGGAGGGCCGTCCCACCATCCTCGTCCTCGCCGACGACTTCGCGATGGAGATGACCCAGGGACCGGCCCTCCACGGCCCGGGCGGCTCCTCACCGGGCTGGCTGGCCCGCTACCCACGGGGCTGA
- a CDS encoding sodium:solute symporter family protein, producing MNGLDWAVLVAYFGVMTAIGVWSHKRVDDVSDFFTAGGKMPWWLSGISHHMSGYSAVMFTGYAGIAYTYGITSYVTWALPIAIGVAIGAKAFAPRLNRLRSRLHVASPLEYLKDRYNVPTQQALAWSGMLLKIVDVGAKWAAISTLLTVFTGVTLTQGILITGSITAVYCTIGGLWADALTELGQFVIQLLAGVSMLVIALNKISDQGGLSKALDSPKLNGHADGFAGPYLTVFFIAYLFIKLFEYNGGMWNQAQRYMATGSAKQATRSAFLSAGLWFVWPVILFIPMWLSPLLVTAKKPDGSDAYGLMTEQLLPHGLLGLVVVGFFSHTMAMCSSDANAIAAVFTRDVAPVLSKAARAWDTRAGLIAGRVTTVAFLGFSMAVATQVNSPAFKDIITVVIKWVAGLMGPIAIPFILGLLRPFRKSGPTAALTSWACGLLAFFFVNYNLDFSQRTDVKLEYQVSVPMAISLVLYILIGFLKPEDTPERDAIIEKINTDDDGGAMGLAIPTQADGADTASPSGV from the coding sequence ATGAACGGTCTCGACTGGGCCGTCCTGGTCGCGTACTTCGGCGTCATGACCGCGATCGGCGTCTGGTCCCACAAGCGTGTGGACGATGTCAGCGACTTCTTCACCGCGGGCGGCAAGATGCCGTGGTGGCTGTCCGGCATCTCGCACCACATGTCGGGCTACAGCGCGGTGATGTTCACCGGATACGCCGGCATCGCGTACACGTACGGCATCACGTCGTATGTCACCTGGGCGCTGCCCATCGCCATCGGCGTGGCCATCGGCGCCAAGGCGTTCGCGCCCCGCCTCAACAGGCTGCGCTCGCGACTGCACGTCGCCTCACCCCTGGAGTACCTCAAGGACCGCTACAACGTGCCGACGCAGCAGGCGCTCGCCTGGTCCGGCATGCTGCTGAAGATCGTGGACGTCGGCGCGAAGTGGGCCGCGATCTCGACCCTGCTCACCGTCTTCACCGGGGTCACCCTCACCCAGGGCATCCTCATCACCGGCAGCATCACGGCCGTGTACTGCACGATCGGCGGGCTGTGGGCCGACGCGCTCACCGAACTCGGCCAGTTCGTCATCCAGTTGCTGGCCGGTGTCTCGATGCTGGTCATCGCGCTGAACAAGATCTCCGACCAGGGCGGCCTGTCCAAGGCGCTGGACTCGCCGAAGCTGAACGGTCACGCGGACGGTTTCGCGGGCCCGTATCTGACGGTGTTCTTCATCGCCTATCTCTTCATCAAGCTGTTCGAGTACAACGGCGGCATGTGGAACCAGGCCCAGCGCTACATGGCGACGGGCAGTGCCAAGCAGGCAACGCGGTCCGCCTTCCTCTCCGCAGGGCTGTGGTTCGTCTGGCCGGTGATCCTCTTCATCCCCATGTGGCTGTCGCCGCTGCTGGTGACGGCGAAGAAGCCCGACGGGTCGGACGCGTACGGCCTGATGACCGAACAGCTCCTCCCCCACGGCCTGTTGGGCCTGGTGGTCGTCGGCTTCTTCTCCCACACGATGGCCATGTGCTCCTCGGACGCCAACGCCATCGCGGCCGTCTTCACCCGCGACGTGGCGCCGGTGCTGTCGAAGGCCGCGCGGGCCTGGGACACCCGGGCCGGTCTGATCGCGGGGCGCGTCACGACGGTCGCCTTCCTCGGCTTCTCCATGGCCGTGGCGACGCAGGTCAACTCCCCCGCCTTCAAGGACATCATCACCGTCGTCATCAAGTGGGTGGCCGGGCTCATGGGCCCGATCGCGATCCCGTTCATCCTGGGCCTGCTCCGTCCGTTCCGTAAGTCCGGCCCGACGGCGGCCCTGACCAGCTGGGCCTGCGGCCTGCTCGCCTTCTTCTTCGTCAACTACAACCTGGACTTCTCCCAGCGCACCGATGTGAAGCTGGAGTACCAGGTCTCCGTCCCCATGGCCATCTCCCTCGTCCTGTACATCCTCATCGGCTTCCTGAAGCCCGAGGACACGCCTGAGCGGGACGCGATCATCGAGAAGATCAACACCGATGACGACGGCGGGGCGATGGGGTTGGCGATCCCGACCCAGGCGGACGGGGCGGATACGGCGAGCCCGTCCGGCGTTTAG
- a CDS encoding DUF5994 family protein, which translates to MTTTLDRTTPRDLAAELPARLSLTPKTTLAGQLDGAWWPYSRDLAAELPPLAAALEEPWGRITRVTVNPTRWPVIPHTVPVDGRTLHVAWFTEQDPDKLILLSYTVGRWDLLVIPPETEPAAAARLMAAAAIPGSVLTAGVLMADEAAVRHGIRDAARREATWEGEGGACMSPFGYPMGRSALPLPDSTWR; encoded by the coding sequence ATGACCACGACCCTCGACCGGACCACGCCCCGCGACCTCGCCGCAGAGCTCCCGGCACGCTTGTCCCTCACCCCGAAGACCACCCTCGCCGGCCAGCTGGACGGTGCCTGGTGGCCCTACTCCCGCGACCTCGCAGCCGAGCTCCCACCGCTCGCCGCCGCCCTGGAGGAACCCTGGGGGCGCATCACCCGCGTCACCGTGAACCCCACCCGCTGGCCGGTCATCCCCCACACGGTGCCCGTGGACGGGCGCACGCTGCACGTGGCCTGGTTCACCGAACAGGACCCCGACAAGCTGATCCTGCTCTCCTACACCGTGGGGCGCTGGGACCTCCTCGTCATCCCGCCCGAGACCGAGCCCGCCGCCGCGGCCCGCCTGATGGCCGCCGCCGCGATCCCCGGCAGCGTCCTCACCGCCGGCGTCCTGATGGCCGACGAAGCCGCCGTCAGGCACGGCATCCGCGACGCCGCGCGCCGGGAAGCCACCTGGGAGGGCGAAGGCGGGGCCTGCATGTCCCCCTTCGGGTACCCGATGGGACGAAGCGCCCTCCCGCTGCCCGATAGCACCTGGAGGTGA
- a CDS encoding PP2C family protein-serine/threonine phosphatase: MADSERWPDKAMVDRSEGFGERLLGVLLDRAHEMPPQLIAPLVAEEVARVGGRDVSILLQDYGQRVLVPLPGRRLTVGEPEPIGDSDAGTAFLSATPVEVSQADGVRMYLPLLDGSDQVGVMALTLDTADDDDRRLLRRLAGLVADTLVTKHSYTDRFFQARRREPMSLAAEIQWSLLPPLAMSVPQVEVAGILEPAYKVAGDSFDYALNDDILHLAVIDAMGHGLNAATMATVAIGAYRHARRADIGLAEIYAFMDQAIAGQFGPEHFVTAQMMRLDIATGHLQWVNAGHPAPLLIRNHEVVQPLESPTTLPVGFGGEQPRISEQTLQRGDRVLCFTDGLIEEHVAGEEQFGEEQLVHWINRIEHAEKRVRAVVRALSHALMEERGGTTSDDATLFLMEWRGGAADHLASLD; this comes from the coding sequence ATGGCGGACAGCGAGCGGTGGCCCGACAAGGCCATGGTGGACCGGTCTGAAGGGTTCGGCGAGCGGCTGCTGGGGGTGCTGCTGGACCGGGCGCACGAGATGCCGCCGCAGCTGATCGCCCCGCTGGTCGCGGAAGAGGTGGCCAGGGTCGGCGGCCGCGACGTCTCGATCCTCCTTCAGGACTACGGCCAGCGGGTGCTGGTGCCGCTGCCGGGCAGGCGGCTGACCGTCGGCGAGCCCGAGCCGATCGGTGACTCCGACGCCGGCACGGCCTTCCTGTCCGCGACGCCTGTGGAGGTGTCACAGGCCGACGGTGTCCGGATGTATCTGCCGTTGCTGGACGGCAGCGACCAGGTGGGAGTGATGGCCCTCACCCTGGACACCGCCGATGACGACGACCGGCGACTGCTGCGCAGGCTCGCCGGCCTGGTCGCCGACACTCTGGTCACCAAGCACAGCTACACCGACCGGTTCTTCCAGGCCCGGCGCCGCGAGCCGATGAGCCTGGCCGCGGAGATCCAGTGGTCCCTGCTGCCCCCGCTGGCCATGTCCGTCCCGCAGGTCGAGGTGGCCGGAATCCTCGAGCCCGCCTACAAGGTCGCCGGCGACAGCTTCGACTACGCCCTCAATGACGACATCCTGCATCTGGCAGTGATCGACGCGATGGGCCACGGCCTGAACGCCGCCACCATGGCGACCGTCGCTATCGGCGCCTACCGGCACGCCAGACGCGCCGACATCGGACTGGCTGAGATCTACGCGTTCATGGACCAGGCCATCGCCGGGCAGTTCGGGCCCGAGCACTTCGTCACCGCGCAGATGATGCGCCTGGATATCGCAACGGGCCATCTGCAATGGGTCAACGCGGGCCATCCCGCACCGCTGCTGATCCGTAACCACGAGGTCGTCCAGCCTCTGGAGAGCCCGACCACCCTGCCGGTCGGCTTCGGCGGTGAACAGCCCCGGATCAGCGAGCAGACCCTCCAACGCGGCGACCGGGTGCTGTGCTTCACCGACGGCCTCATCGAGGAGCACGTGGCCGGCGAAGAGCAGTTCGGCGAGGAACAACTCGTCCACTGGATCAACCGCATCGAGCACGCGGAGAAACGAGTGCGTGCGGTGGTGCGCGCCCTCTCCCACGCCCTGATGGAGGAACGGGGCGGCACGACCAGCGACGACGCGACCCTCTTCCTGATGGAGTGGCGCGGGGGCGCCGCCGATCACCTCGCCTCCCTGGACTGA